From a region of the Thiomicrorhabdus sp. genome:
- a CDS encoding NifB/NifX family molybdenum-iron cluster-binding protein produces the protein MKIAITSPNAKTISGHAGKCPGYLIYDIDESNNIQKSHIKLSKEEVFKNFSGTLSQNPDHPLYGINVFITQGLGDGLNNRLSQDNIQVLTTNEEDPEVILNSILNH, from the coding sequence ATGAAAATTGCGATTACAAGCCCAAATGCAAAAACTATCAGCGGGCATGCTGGCAAGTGTCCTGGTTATTTAATCTATGATATTGATGAGAGTAACAATATTCAAAAATCTCATATTAAATTATCAAAAGAAGAAGTTTTTAAAAACTTCTCTGGCACTTTATCTCAAAACCCAGACCACCCTCTTTATGGGATTAACGTATTTATTACACAAGGTTTAGGAGATGGCTTAAACAACCGTTTAAGCCAAGATAACATTCAAGTTTTAACAACGAATGAAGAAGATCCAGAAGTTATTTTAAATTCTATTTTAAATCACTGA
- a CDS encoding methyl-accepting chemotaxis protein — MQNTEKDVSNLGVIVSKTDLNGTILEVNDAFVIASGYSKQELIGQPHNIVRHPDVPKAVFADMWMTLKAGSPWVQIVKNRCKDGSYYWVEANVTPVLEKGKIVGYLSIRKPVSNEIKQSASTLYKEIDSGRKSIRYGYIRDGFQRLCVFDKIHPINLMITMVAILGVILVGEVSGLLNLSIEIAIAISLFFIGYSYAGRQYAFSRLGKAKIVIDKMREGDFSGQVNYYGNHSLSRLISSVKMMQVQLGASYVDAQEKLKISMRLKSALDNASSCVMMVNHHGEVIYVNKQLHTFFETNIDEVRKSSQSFDLSKLIGCKLNSICPNVFFKDLSQMKQSEEEIGLLKVQLSVIPVKDSDGISIGSIIEWQDMTQQRLIEQELQSTLRMASTGHTALHIDTGNLSGFYLDTSNNVNSLLEELNAIIESMVFVMTKLAIGDIRGRVEKDLQGSLAAMKGATNVSLDNLSAIVLHIKRAAETVGLAAEESSKAALDLSDRTQQAAAALEEINASMTNMSDLQHENTAELTAVNDTAHLTVDDNKVAKESLEATVSSIQQIQKTSEEIANIITIIDGIAFQTNLLALNAAVEAARAGEHGRGFAVVAGEVRTLAQKSAEAAKDIKGLIDSSVNKVNEGVSKVYETQKAFESVDERVSNIGQAMKIVLASIQEQQHSVSEIALAISNLDSNIQSNAALVEESSSAAVSLKEQAVLLNAETSKFVINESEAEKLIQHSNEVYGVKLSDIRQNMRVWRSSVQTFLNGIPTSLELESAINPSACGVGKSLATIISRAPEISNFPEYRKVDDLHIRQHELVKEAIEIMDSHSVLSIDELKEKDIILDEFVKVTDQLDIALSDLNSAIVHHAQ, encoded by the coding sequence ATGCAAAATACCGAAAAAGATGTATCTAATTTAGGGGTGATAGTATCCAAAACCGATTTGAACGGAACGATTTTGGAGGTCAATGACGCTTTTGTAATTGCTAGTGGCTACAGTAAGCAAGAGTTAATTGGTCAACCTCATAATATAGTAAGGCATCCTGATGTCCCCAAAGCAGTTTTTGCAGACATGTGGATGACGCTGAAGGCTGGTTCTCCCTGGGTGCAAATTGTAAAAAACCGTTGTAAAGATGGAAGTTATTATTGGGTGGAGGCAAATGTTACCCCGGTATTAGAAAAAGGGAAAATAGTTGGTTATTTATCGATAAGAAAACCGGTTAGCAATGAAATAAAACAATCTGCATCGACTCTCTATAAAGAGATTGATTCAGGTCGAAAATCGATTCGTTATGGCTATATTCGTGATGGATTTCAACGTCTGTGTGTATTTGATAAGATTCATCCGATTAATTTGATGATTACAATGGTGGCTATTCTAGGAGTGATATTAGTAGGAGAAGTTTCTGGATTGCTTAATCTATCAATTGAAATAGCAATAGCAATCAGCTTGTTTTTTATAGGTTACTCTTATGCAGGGAGGCAGTATGCTTTCAGTCGTTTAGGTAAAGCCAAAATTGTTATAGATAAAATGCGCGAAGGTGACTTTTCGGGGCAGGTTAATTACTATGGTAATCACTCTTTAAGCCGACTGATATCTTCGGTAAAAATGATGCAAGTGCAGTTAGGTGCTAGCTATGTAGATGCTCAAGAAAAGCTGAAAATCAGTATGCGTCTTAAATCTGCTTTAGATAATGCATCTTCCTGTGTGATGATGGTGAATCATCACGGCGAAGTGATCTATGTTAATAAACAACTGCACACTTTCTTTGAAACAAATATTGACGAAGTGAGAAAGAGTTCGCAAAGTTTTGATCTTTCAAAGTTGATTGGCTGTAAATTAAATAGTATCTGTCCAAATGTATTTTTTAAAGACTTGAGTCAGATGAAGCAGTCTGAAGAAGAAATTGGCTTGTTGAAGGTTCAACTATCAGTTATTCCAGTTAAAGATAGTGATGGTATAAGTATCGGTTCAATTATTGAATGGCAGGATATGACACAACAGCGTTTGATTGAGCAAGAATTACAATCAACATTGCGTATGGCTTCCACTGGGCATACTGCATTGCATATTGATACTGGAAATCTATCTGGATTTTATTTAGACACTTCGAATAATGTGAACTCATTACTAGAAGAACTTAACGCCATTATTGAAAGTATGGTTTTTGTTATGACTAAGTTGGCTATTGGAGATATTCGTGGTCGTGTCGAAAAAGATTTACAAGGCTCTCTTGCCGCAATGAAAGGGGCGACAAACGTCTCTTTGGATAATTTGAGTGCGATTGTGTTACATATTAAACGTGCTGCAGAAACAGTGGGTTTAGCGGCTGAAGAATCGTCCAAAGCAGCACTCGATCTTTCAGATAGAACACAGCAAGCAGCCGCTGCGTTGGAAGAAATCAATGCTTCGATGACAAATATGAGCGATTTGCAGCACGAGAATACAGCAGAATTGACTGCTGTGAACGATACAGCGCACTTAACCGTTGATGACAATAAGGTAGCAAAAGAATCTCTTGAGGCCACAGTCAGCTCTATACAACAAATCCAGAAGACTTCTGAAGAAATTGCAAATATTATTACTATAATTGATGGCATTGCTTTTCAAACAAACTTGTTGGCACTAAATGCAGCAGTGGAAGCAGCTCGAGCTGGCGAGCATGGTCGAGGTTTTGCAGTGGTTGCTGGTGAAGTAAGAACGCTTGCACAAAAATCTGCAGAAGCAGCAAAAGATATTAAAGGGTTAATAGATAGCTCAGTAAATAAGGTCAATGAAGGGGTTTCTAAGGTCTACGAAACTCAAAAGGCATTTGAATCTGTTGATGAACGTGTCAGTAACATTGGTCAAGCGATGAAAATAGTACTTGCATCTATTCAAGAACAGCAACATTCGGTAAGTGAAATCGCTTTAGCAATCAGTAACCTTGATTCTAATATTCAAAGTAATGCAGCTTTAGTAGAAGAGTCTTCAAGTGCTGCTGTATCACTTAAGGAGCAGGCAGTGCTTCTGAATGCTGAAACGAGCAAGTTTGTTATCAATGAAAGCGAAGCTGAAAAATTAATTCAGCATTCAAATGAAGTTTATGGTGTTAAGTTGTCGGATATTCGTCAAAACATGCGTGTTTGGAGAAGTAGTGTTCAAACATTTTTAAATGGAATACCTACTTCTCTAGAATTAGAAAGTGCTATTAATCCAAGTGCTTGCGGAGTTGGTAAGAGTTTGGCAACGATAATCAGTAGAGCGCCTGAGATATCCAATTTCCCTGAGTATCGCAAAGTTGACGATTTACATATTAGGCAACATGAACTTGTTAAAGAGGCCATAGAAATTATGGATAGCCACTCGGTATTGTCGATTGATGAATTAAAAGAAAAGGATATTATTTTAGATGAATTTGTAAAAGTTACTGATCAGTTAGATATTGCTTTATCGGATTTAAATAGTGCAATAGTCCATCATGCGCAATAG
- a CDS encoding acyl-CoA thioesterase has product MNQTNKDVFKLTMEARDHECDIQGVVNNAHYQHYFEHARHRYLLDHKIDFAQLAKQGINLMVNHIEISYKASLRAHDTFIVTVEPIQISKLKVCFKQIIYMTDSTKIMAIANTTVVTVGDNAKPLKNSPLLTLFN; this is encoded by the coding sequence ATGAATCAAACTAACAAGGATGTTTTTAAGTTAACAATGGAAGCAAGAGATCACGAATGTGATATTCAAGGCGTGGTTAATAATGCACATTACCAACATTATTTTGAGCACGCCCGTCATCGCTATTTGCTTGACCATAAAATAGATTTTGCACAACTCGCCAAACAAGGTATTAACTTAATGGTTAATCATATTGAGATTAGCTACAAAGCATCACTAAGAGCTCATGATACTTTTATAGTTACCGTAGAACCGATACAAATATCTAAGCTCAAAGTCTGTTTTAAACAAATCATCTATATGACTGACTCTACAAAAATTATGGCCATTGCGAATACTACGGTTGTTACCGTGGGTGATAACGCTAAACCGCTTAAAAACAGTCCATTGCTTACACTATTTAATTAA
- a CDS encoding DUF3817 domain-containing protein, with the protein MKTLKTLSILEGSSLLLLLFIAVPLKRLGDMPEAVSVIGPIHGALFVIFNLFIFFAISKLKLKKKYAALGFIASLIPFGSFIYKAKILNRRSSFR; encoded by the coding sequence ATGAAAACTTTAAAAACACTTTCGATATTAGAGGGAAGCTCTTTGCTTCTTTTACTTTTTATTGCTGTGCCTCTAAAACGTCTTGGCGACATGCCTGAAGCGGTAAGCGTTATCGGCCCTATTCACGGAGCTTTATTTGTTATTTTTAATTTATTTATCTTTTTTGCGATTTCTAAATTAAAACTTAAAAAGAAATATGCCGCTCTTGGGTTTATTGCTTCACTTATCCCTTTTGGTAGCTTTATCTACAAAGCCAAAATATTAAACCGTAGAAGCTCTTTTCGCTAA
- a CDS encoding SLAC1 anion channel family protein, producing MSQRLQNIAYFPASFFGMIMGLTGLSIAFIELSKAYASTSPLVNISLDLTLLLFVVLLLMYLYKIVRFPREVIAELKHPIKMNFVPTISISMLLLSIAFYTLGYTEISKYTWIVGAVLQLSLTYWVLYNWVHHDFFTPEHSNPAWFIPIVGNIVVPIVGVHHAPVELSWFFFSVGIIFWLVVKAILVNRIIFHTPLQERLIPTLFIFIAPPAVGFISYLALNNQEMNQFAIVLYFFGLAMTLLMLVSAGKFMKLSFALSWWAFTFPLAAMAIASYKMAHISSHEIYFYIAVAIHLFLLFIVLLFLVKTSKAVYLQQICNDKH from the coding sequence ATGTCACAAAGACTACAAAATATTGCTTATTTTCCCGCCAGTTTCTTTGGGATGATTATGGGCTTAACAGGTCTAAGCATTGCTTTTATAGAACTATCAAAAGCATACGCAAGCACCTCACCATTGGTCAATATATCACTAGACCTTACCCTGCTTCTGTTTGTAGTGTTGTTACTGATGTATCTTTACAAAATAGTAAGATTTCCAAGAGAGGTTATTGCTGAGCTTAAACATCCCATTAAAATGAACTTTGTACCAACCATTAGCATAAGCATGCTTTTACTAAGTATTGCGTTCTATACACTTGGCTACACTGAGATTTCAAAGTACACATGGATAGTTGGAGCAGTTTTACAATTAAGCCTAACCTATTGGGTATTGTATAACTGGGTTCACCATGATTTCTTTACTCCTGAACATTCTAACCCAGCGTGGTTTATTCCTATTGTGGGTAATATTGTTGTGCCAATTGTCGGTGTTCATCATGCACCTGTAGAACTAAGTTGGTTCTTTTTCTCAGTTGGGATTATTTTTTGGTTGGTAGTAAAAGCCATTTTAGTAAACAGAATTATCTTTCATACGCCTTTACAAGAACGTCTTATTCCGACTTTATTTATTTTTATCGCTCCGCCTGCAGTGGGCTTTATTTCATATCTTGCTTTAAATAATCAAGAAATGAATCAGTTCGCCATAGTTTTATACTTTTTTGGTTTAGCGATGACACTTTTAATGCTCGTCTCTGCGGGCAAATTTATGAAGCTGTCGTTTGCTTTATCCTGGTGGGCATTCACCTTTCCATTAGCGGCTATGGCTATAGCAAGTTATAAAATGGCTCATATTTCTTCACATGAAATCTATTTTTATATTGCTGTAGCTATTCATCTATTTTTACTATTCATTGTGCTTTTGTTCTTAGTCAAGACCAGTAAAGCTGTTTATTTACAACAAATTTGTAATGACAAACACTAA